The DNA window CAGGCATTACCTGAAGTTTCAGTACCTGTGAAACCCCTGCCTCAAAAGGAGCGCAACAATTTCAGATGGTTGTACTATCTCCTTGGAATTCTTTGGATTGTTTTTCTTTTTCTTTTAATGTGTCCTTCGCGCAAATCAATTCAGCAATCTCCTGTAAAGGTGATGGCGGAAGATCCTATAAAAAAGTCTTTGGAAACGCAAAGAGAAAGTATTGAATTGAAGCAAAAACACCAGGATAGTATTTCCCTTCTCAATGCTATGACGAATGATTCAACAAACTTGAATTCTTCCATACAAACAGAAGAAGAAAGCAGTCAAGTGAGTAAGGAAGAATTCAATCACGAAGCCCAAATTTTGGATCATAATATTGAAGAACTGGATGACAAAATTAAAGGAAGAAAGTGTGTGATAATTGTAGGCTCCTTTAAAATTAAAGCCAATGCAGAAAGATTAAGTAGGCGGGTGAAAAATAAAAATTATAATGTGTACCGGGAATCTTTTGGAGAATTTAATAGAGTGGGTGTGAAGTTTGACTGTTTGTCTAAAGACCTTCATGTCACATTAGCTGAATTAAAAAAGTCATTTAACCCGGACTCCTGGATTCTTAAATACTGATGTCAATGATGAATTGGAATGCGCTTCATAAAATTTCCTTTAAGGAATCCGAACAATTTTTTCTAATCGCCGGACCATGTGTGGTAGAATCAAAAGATCTCTGTGCTGAAATAGCGGAGCGTATGATTCAACTATGTAAAGACTATTCATTGCCGTACATATTCAAAGCCTCTTATCGGAAGGCAAATCGATCAAGGATTGATTCGTTTACCGGCCAGGGTGACTTAACAGGATTGGAGGTTTTGAAATACATAAGCAACCATTACCAAATTCCGGTAACAACAGATATTCATACAGATGAAGAAGCAGAACTTGCGGCTGCATATGTTGATGTGCTCCAAATTCCTGCATTTCTTTGCAGGCAAACTTCCTTGCTGGTTGCAGCAGCCAGAACCGGTAAAGTGGTGAATGTTAAGAAAGGACAGTTTATGAGTCCTGAAGCCATGCAGCATGCTGTTGACAAAGTGAGGCAAAGTGGTAATGATGCGGTTTGGTTGACTGATCGCGGAACTACATTTGGATACCATGATCTCATAGTAGATTACAGAGGATTACCAACGATGCAAGCATT is part of the Candidatus Vicinibacter affinis genome and encodes:
- the kdsA gene encoding 3-deoxy-8-phosphooctulonate synthase, which produces MNWNALHKISFKESEQFFLIAGPCVVESKDLCAEIAERMIQLCKDYSLPYIFKASYRKANRSRIDSFTGQGDLTGLEVLKYISNHYQIPVTTDIHTDEEAELAAAYVDVLQIPAFLCRQTSLLVAAARTGKVVNVKKGQFMSPEAMQHAVDKVRQSGNDAVWLTDRGTTFGYHDLIVDYRGLPTMQAFGVPVIMDCTHSLQQPNQLSGVTGGRPDLIPTIAKAAVAVGVDGLFIETHPRPSQAKSDGANMLQLDHMEPLLEKLVKVRRAIL